GAATGATCACACATATCTTTGCAGAGCTTTATAAAAACCCTCATGGGTGGATAGGGCGTAAATGAAAATGGTCTTCGCTTTTTTATCCGTCTCATACGCGATAAGATATAACTGATGTTTCAATTTCCATTTGTGAACCCTTATTCCGGCAAGGGGGCCTTTTTTGACATGGCCCGCGGACGGATCCGCCGCGATCTTGCGGAGTTCTTCTCTTACCCTGTTCTGGTCCGCCGGAGAGAACTTGCCGAACTGCCGTAAAAACTTCGGCAGGGCTTTTAATTCATACACTATATTTCAAAGGGCACGGCGCCGCCTGTCTCTTTTTCGGCCTTGGCCTCCAATATGTCCCGGATAAACTGGAGCGGCAGATCGGGATTTGCCGTGGCGGCAAGAGCTATTTTCAAATTTTCCTTTATCTGCTGTGAAAGAGACCTGTGCTCGAGGCGGGCTTGCGTCTCAAGCTGCTCCCTCATCTGCTCCGGCAGGCGTATCGTTGTTATTTTTGACATATTTCCCCCTTCACTTCAAAGTGTAATACAAACGCATACAAATGTCAACACTCACTATAACTCCAAAAATGAGCACTTCTCATTGGTGATTTTATACTTGCATGTTTGAATGGAAAGAAAGTATCCGAAACAATTCAGTTGGTTCCATACTTACTATACCAATCGTCATAATTCATTGAGTAAGATTTAAAATCATTAAGTACGGGATAATTCCCAAATGAGTAAATGATAGAAATACGGTGGGTAATTCCAATCTCCCCAAAAGGCATATACGCATAGTCCAGCCTATAATCACCTAATAATACACCGAGGCCGGCGGTGAGACCAATGTTTGAATCATAATCTTCATCCATCTGATAACCAGCCCTTAATGACAACATATTATTCAGTTTGTATTCAACCCCGAAACAATTATACAGAGAACTGTTCAATAAAACATTGACATCAAAAGCTATAGTTAAATTTTCTAATTGGCGGGCAATACCGAATTTAAATAAAGTGGGAATTTCCTCTTTTTCATCTATGAATTTTATTTTGGGGCCTAAATTCTGCGCGCTAACAGCAAAACGGTATTCATCAATTTGATTTATAATTCCGAAATCTACCGCCCAGCCGGAAGAATTTTCATTCTCTATCTTTTCCTGAATTAGCTTCAGACTTGTTCCCACCGCCATATTTGTCTTTATCCGTCCACCCAAAGACAAAGTTGCTGCCGTTTGGCGGGCTGTGAAACTATACGGCTTATCAATCTGAGATGCTTTACCCGTTATTTCACCCAGATCAAAATAATTAATACTGACTCCTATACTCCCCCAGCCCAAATTATGCGTTCCGGCTAAATAGTCCTGAGAAATACCTTCAAGCCAGGCATTATGTAAAAATGTTACTTCTGTTCCTTCTATCCAGCCCAAGCCAGCCGGGTTATAAAAAATACTGTTAATATCGTCGCTCACTGCAGAAAATGCTCCGCCCATCCCCGCCGGCCTCCCTCCGGTATCAATGCGTAGAAATTCTGCCCGTGTCCTGCCGGCTGCAAATACATATGAATATGAAAATAGAATCAGCACAAGTGAAATTTTCAACAGAATCTGCCTTAGATTCTCAGATGCAATATGTTTACTTTTACTCATCATCTTATAATTGCCAGTTTGCCACTGGTCTTACCTGCGACGTCATTCGTTATCAGATATATATACACTCCTGAAGAAACTTTATCCCCTGAATTATTTTTAGTATCCCATACTTTCTGTCCGCCATCGGCGGCTGTTACTTTAAGTTCCTTGATCAGACGACCTGAAATCGCATAAATTCTTATCGTTGAATGGTCGGGCAAATTATCGAAAGTAATATCGTTACCTCTATCGGGTTTAAGAGGATTCGGATAAATATCAACGTTAGATAAAGTTGTGGCCGGCCTATATGCCATCAGCGCAAAAATAGAAAAATGGTTGACTTGTGCCGAAACACTGTTCCCCGTGTATAAATAACCATTTTGAGATATCGCTCTCAAGCGAGTTCGTTGAGAGATAACTTCTGTTTCCCTGACTTCCTCCCATTTTCTAATAGTTTCATTAAAATAAAACACCTTCAATTCCTCAGCTCGAATGTCCGTCCCATCTACAATTCCATCTTCATTCTCATCAGAATAGGGAAGATTCAGGTTAATTTCCTCTGAGAAATGCCTCTGCCCATTCTCCAGTTTATATTCCCGAAAAACTCCTGTCGCCTTTAAATTGGAATTTGGCGGAGGTAAGATACTGGCTATTGTTTCCTGTTTTAAAAGCGTGATTTCCAGTATTGTTGTTTCTTCCAATAGATTACTGGCAATAGCGGCGCTGGTTCCATCCGCTACCATAACTTCCCTTATAACAGCATTATTATCTTGAGTCGTTTCTATTTTTTCACGTTTTCGATGTTCATTATTGGGATCCACATCAGGATTCCCGTCTTCCACAATATCTGAATTACCATCATCAATAAAAACAGTAATTGCTTCCGCCGATATATCGGCTAAACCATCCGAATTATAGGCAACTGCTCTAAGGAAATACTCTCCATTTTCAATAGCGCTGACATTCCAATAAACAGCATAGGGAAATTTCTCATCAATGCCGGTAATATTTATCCATTCATCACTATCCGGCGCCTTATATTGAAAAAGAACCCCCTTTGTATTCTCCGTTGCTTCAGCCATTACCGTCACAGCATTTCCCCGGATTCTTTTTTTATTTTTAGGAACTTTAATCCACGCACCGGCTCTGTCTAATTGTTCACTAACATCAACTTCATCCTCATGTGCTAATTGAGCTAATTCTATATCTGCCACTTCAGTAATATTTGCAAGCATTCCACCAATAGCATAGATTTTGTCGTTGACAACTGCTGCGCATAGATAACTTCTTCTTTTAGAAAGCGTACTTTTTGAAATCCAAATATCTTTAATTGGATCATATTCATCTACCGTACTGTGTGCATGGCTTTTATGTCCACGCCCACCAATCGCATAAATTTTCCCATTTACTGAAACACAAGCCAATGCCCACCGAGGGTTTGGCATATCTGAGCCAATACTCCAAGCATCTGAAACTGGATCATATATATTTAGTTCTGGAGGAATTTTCCCTCTATCGTAACCCCCAATAATATATATTTTCCCATTTACAACAGCACTACCTGCCCACTCTCTGCCAGACGGCATAGGCGACTTTTGCAACCATCTGTCAGTCACAGGATTATATTCCTCAACCATAGTTATTCCTGTTTGATCATTATAGTAATGCCCTTCTATAAGACTACCTCCGATTACATATATTTTGCCATTTACTACCGCACTGGTCATACTTTCGCACATTGCAGGTATCGGTGTTTTTGTAATCCACTTATTTTTTATGGGGTCATATTCTTCTACAACATTACAGACATTATAATTGATGTCTTTTTTCCCTCCTATGGCATAAATCTTACCATTAACTACACTAACAGTAAGCGCTCCTCTTTTTGTCGGCATAGGAGCTTTTTTAACCCAAGTATTCGTTTTAATATTATATTCTTCAACTACATTTAAAGCTTCACCACCCCAGCCTCCATAGCCACCTATTGAATATATCTTTCCATCAACAA
The sequence above is a segment of the Candidatus Omnitrophota bacterium genome. Coding sequences within it:
- a CDS encoding Arc family DNA-binding protein → MSKITTIRLPEQMREQLETQARLEHRSLSQQIKENLKIALAATANPDLPLQFIRDILEAKAEKETGGAVPFEI
- a CDS encoding UPF0164 family protein, giving the protein MMSKSKHIASENLRQILLKISLVLILFSYSYVFAAGRTRAEFLRIDTGGRPAGMGGAFSAVSDDINSIFYNPAGLGWIEGTEVTFLHNAWLEGISQDYLAGTHNLGWGSIGVSINYFDLGEITGKASQIDKPYSFTARQTAATLSLGGRIKTNMAVGTSLKLIQEKIENENSSGWAVDFGIINQIDEYRFAVSAQNLGPKIKFIDEKEEIPTLFKFGIARQLENLTIAFDVNVLLNSSLYNCFGVEYKLNNMLSLRAGYQMDEDYDSNIGLTAGLGVLLGDYRLDYAYMPFGEIGITHRISIIYSFGNYPVLNDFKSYSMNYDDWYSKYGTN